The Leisingera daeponensis DSM 23529 genome includes the window TCGGGGTCCTGCTGTTCATAAAGCCCGTTCGGCGCATCCTCCCAGACGTCGATCTGCACGCCTTCGATCGGATTGCCGCCGGTATCCAGCACGCGGCCCGACACGCGCACGGTTTGCTGACCCTCGAAGTCCTTCTGCACAATGCTGGCGCCTTTGGGAAGAACCGGCGGGTTCTCACGGTAGAACGGGCCCAGCACGGTGCTTTCGCTTTCGCCCTCGGTGACCTGATTGCCGAGCATGTCGACCAGCACCTCGACCCCGAGGATGTCGCAGATCAGGATGAATTCATTGCGCGCATCGCTCGAAATCTCGCCCGCCCGGCGCATCCATTCGCAGCCCTCGAGCCATTCGCCGTGGGTCAGGTTCACTTCCTTGGCGAAGGCATGGAAATGCTTCAGCGCCGAGGTCATGATCTCGCGGTTGCGGGCTGGGATATCGGGTTTCATCGCGTTTGTGACGGCCTCGGTGATGTTGTCCAGGGTGATGTTGCGCATCGGTTCTCTCCTCTTTTGCGTGTGTCTTGGGCGTT containing:
- a CDS encoding dioxygenase gives rise to the protein MRNITLDNITEAVTNAMKPDIPARNREIMTSALKHFHAFAKEVNLTHGEWLEGCEWMRRAGEISSDARNEFILICDILGVEVLVDMLGNQVTEGESESTVLGPFYRENPPVLPKGASIVQKDFEGQQTVRVSGRVLDTGGNPIEGVQIDVWEDAPNGLYEQQDPDQPDYNLRGRFLTGADGSYDFVGLRPEPYPIPYDGAAGELLNYMGHHPMRPGHIHFMITKPGYKPLISQIYDSETEYLDNDAVFAVKESLIGDMKPAPDGAGTDLVMSFDFRLKPEAGARAAAAK